The following proteins are co-located in the Sporosarcina pasteurii genome:
- a CDS encoding TetR family transcriptional regulator — translation MMSKKENIVHAAIQMFREKGIDKTTVSDIVKNAGIAQGTFYLYFSSKLALMPAIAEVMVEKTMDIVKDTVQEDAPFQEKLEQLVGAIFLVAREYNEIQALIYAGLASTEHLKEWETVYAPFYQWISALLIEAEQAKVVRDTINIERTSKLLIGLVESAAEQVYLYDVTDETEVNRQKEEVLLFLLHALGVKQ, via the coding sequence TTGATGAGTAAAAAGGAGAACATCGTTCATGCAGCCATTCAGATGTTTCGAGAAAAAGGAATTGATAAAACAACTGTTTCTGATATTGTGAAAAATGCCGGCATTGCACAAGGCACTTTTTATTTATATTTTTCATCAAAGCTTGCTTTGATGCCTGCGATTGCAGAAGTGATGGTAGAAAAAACGATGGATATTGTGAAAGATACCGTGCAAGAGGATGCGCCATTTCAAGAGAAACTAGAACAATTAGTAGGGGCAATTTTTCTTGTTGCACGAGAGTATAATGAAATCCAAGCGCTGATTTATGCAGGGCTTGCGTCCACCGAACATTTAAAAGAGTGGGAAACTGTCTATGCTCCATTTTATCAATGGATCAGCGCACTCCTAATAGAAGCCGAACAAGCAAAAGTGGTTCGAGATACGATAAATATCGAGCGAACTTCCAAGCTATTAATTGGGCTAGTGGAATCTGCGGCTGAACAAGTGTATTTGTATGACGTGACCGATGAAACAGAAGTGAATCGTCAAAAAGAAGAAGTGTTGTTATTTTTGCTTCATGCATTAGGCGTAAAGCAATAA
- a CDS encoding GNAT family N-acetyltransferase — protein MNEKHVLRNEKEITIKECTVEHIEALQALQIEVIQSLTIDSFLQPLSKEEFSHIVTGNGLMIGAFHEEDLVAFRALLIPDENEEDHLGEDAGLEKEEWRSVIYSEVSNVKPSFRGNGLQKLLGKIIFNKIDQEKHRYICATVAPFNIASLLDKFAHDLQIVALKEKYDDMLRYVFMKDLQQEERHATDRILIDMADTKKQQALLAEGWIGTSMQKVDEEWTIAYEKYE, from the coding sequence ATGAATGAAAAACATGTTTTGAGAAATGAAAAAGAAATAACAATTAAAGAATGTACAGTGGAACATATCGAGGCACTTCAAGCACTTCAAATTGAAGTCATTCAATCATTAACGATAGACTCTTTTTTACAACCACTATCTAAAGAAGAGTTTTCACATATAGTAACGGGAAATGGATTGATGATAGGGGCTTTTCACGAAGAAGATTTAGTCGCATTTAGAGCGCTTTTAATTCCTGATGAAAATGAAGAAGACCATTTAGGCGAAGATGCGGGACTTGAAAAAGAAGAGTGGCGGTCAGTGATTTATTCTGAGGTGTCGAATGTGAAGCCGAGTTTTCGTGGGAACGGCTTACAAAAATTATTAGGAAAAATTATTTTTAATAAAATTGATCAAGAAAAGCATCGGTACATTTGTGCAACAGTGGCGCCATTTAATATTGCGAGCCTGTTAGACAAGTTTGCACACGATTTACAAATTGTTGCGCTAAAGGAAAAGTATGACGATATGTTGAGGTATGTGTTCATGAAAGACTTACAACAAGAAGAAAGACATGCTACGGATCGAATCTTGATTGATATGGCTGATACGAAAAAACAGCAAGCCCTTTTAGCAGAAGGTTGGATAGGGACAAGTATGCAAAAGGTAGATGAGGAATGGACAATAGCTTATGAGAAGTACGAGTGA
- a CDS encoding DUF1273 domain-containing protein, translating into MKRIFVTGYKQHELGIFDDKHPGIPIIKKALKSQFISLIPEGLEWIIVSGQLGVELWATEVILELQEEYPQLKYAVITPFIDQEQNWNDANKEKYQSMLVHADYQVSLTSTPYEAPWQFTEKDKFIIRNSDGMVLVYDAENDGSPKFVKRLVERYMETTDYLLMTITADDLNFIAEEEQLKEWYE; encoded by the coding sequence ATGAAGAGGATTTTTGTGACAGGTTACAAACAACATGAATTAGGCATATTTGACGACAAACACCCTGGTATCCCCATTATTAAAAAAGCATTAAAAAGTCAATTTATCTCTTTAATTCCTGAAGGATTAGAATGGATTATTGTCAGTGGACAGCTCGGCGTAGAACTGTGGGCGACTGAAGTTATTCTGGAACTTCAAGAAGAATATCCTCAGTTGAAGTATGCTGTCATCACTCCTTTTATTGATCAAGAGCAAAATTGGAATGACGCCAATAAAGAAAAGTATCAATCCATGTTGGTTCATGCAGATTATCAGGTGAGCTTAACCTCCACACCTTATGAAGCCCCTTGGCAATTTACTGAGAAAGATAAGTTTATTATTCGCAATTCGGATGGGATGGTGCTCGTCTATGACGCTGAAAATGATGGGTCTCCGAAATTTGTAAAAAGATTAGTCGAACGCTATATGGAAACTACAGACTATCTATTAATGACCATCACTGCTGACGATTTAAATTTTATTGCTGAAGAAGAGCAGCTGAAAGAATGGTATGAATAG
- a CDS encoding glycerophosphodiester phosphodiesterase — MQIYAHRGSSGLYPENTLAAFLDAAQLQITGIELDVHLTKDHELVVIHDEMINRTSNGQGFVKDLTVDELKTYDFGIRFSKAFQGEKIPLLAEVLEIFSETNHLINIELKTDVVRYEGIEEKVLQLVHEMGIAHRVIISSFNHQSIQIIKDLDPHIQTAALAMKGFADPFHYLHELQADALHISHRAIRNPSIQRLIAQGVPVRAFTVNKPRTMLALKKMGVQAIFTDYPEKMMAYLDY; from the coding sequence ATGCAAATTTATGCCCATCGTGGTTCCTCGGGCCTCTACCCGGAAAACACATTAGCGGCCTTTCTGGATGCAGCCCAATTACAGATCACCGGAATAGAATTAGATGTTCACCTTACAAAAGATCATGAACTTGTCGTGATTCATGATGAAATGATTAATCGAACATCGAATGGTCAAGGTTTTGTGAAAGATTTAACAGTAGACGAGCTAAAAACGTATGACTTTGGAATTCGTTTTTCAAAAGCCTTTCAAGGTGAGAAAATTCCTTTATTGGCAGAAGTGCTCGAGATTTTTTCAGAGACAAATCATCTGATCAATATCGAACTTAAAACGGATGTTGTACGCTACGAAGGCATTGAGGAGAAAGTGCTACAACTCGTTCACGAAATGGGAATCGCACACCGCGTCATCATTTCTTCATTTAACCATCAATCCATCCAAATCATAAAAGATTTGGACCCACACATTCAAACTGCTGCACTGGCCATGAAAGGGTTCGCCGATCCTTTTCATTATTTACACGAACTCCAAGCCGATGCACTTCATATTTCTCACCGGGCAATTCGGAACCCATCCATTCAACGACTAATCGCCCAAGGGGTTCCCGTGCGTGCCTTTACTGTGAACAAACCGAGGACAATGCTAGCGCTAAAAAAAATGGGTGTGCAGGCAATTTTTACTGACTATCCAGAAAAAATGATGGCTTACTTAGATTACTAA